The DNA sequence AAGTATTATACCGTGACAGCCTGCGCATTCTGCAGTACGAATTATGGCGCCAAGATTATGAGGGTCCTGCACCGAATCCAGTATCAGAATAAACGGTTTTTCTTCCTTCAGCGCCGCGGCTTCAAGAATATCCTCAATCTCCACATATTCTTTTGCGTAGGTAAAGATAACTACTCCCTGATGCGCCGTACCTTTTGCCAGACGGTCCATATCTTTTTTAGACATATATTGCAAAGCCGTACAAGTCTCTTTTGCCAGAGCCAGAATATCGTGAAGCTCCGGTTTCATCTCTTTTGCAATCGCCATACGCCGAATAAGCCGGCTTTTTGACCTTAACACCTCAAAACAAGCGTTCTTACCAAATATTGTTCTATTCATTTTATTTTCCTCATTAATATTTGACCTTTAGGGGTATCTTCCACCGCAAAGCCTTTTTCTTCAAGTGTTTTTCTAATAAGATCAGACTTTGCCCAGTCTTTGGTATTACGCGCCGTCTCTCTTTCCAAAGCCAGCACTTCTATTTCTTTTGGAATACTTTCAGCCTCTATTTTAAATCCTAAAATTGCAGAAAGCGCAGAAAGTTTCTCACCTGCAATTTTCAGCGCTTCGCGATTTTCATAATTTAAAACCCAGTCCTTCTTTTTTATCGTGTTTTTTATTTCATTCGCATAATCAAAGAGCGCTGCAATCGCCTGAGCTGTATTAAAATCATCATCCATAGCCGCAACAAATTTTGCTTCCAGGGCTATACCTTTTTCTGTCAGATTGTTATCGACAGCCCCGTCGGTCAGAGGTTTATTCAAAATACCCGCTACGCGATACAGAGTATTCCCGAGTTCAGAAAACCCTTTAACGGCGTTCCCCACATTTTCCTCCGTAAAATCCAGAGGACTTCTGTAATGCGCCGAAAGCAGAAAGAATCTGACAATATTCTTATTGTACTTCTTCAAAATATCCCGGGCTAAAAGGAAATTATTCAGGGACTTGCTCATCTTCTCGCCCCCGATATTCAAATGTCCGTTATGCACCCAGTAATTTGCAAGTTTTTTTCCGGCAGCTGTCTCCACTTGCGCAATTTCATTTTCATGGTGAGGAAAAACCAGATCAATTCCGCCTGAATGAATATCGAACGGATGCCCTAAATACTTTTGACTCATGACACAGCACTCGGTATGCCACCCCGGACGACCTTTACCCCAGGGAGAGTCCCAGGAGATACCTTCATTTTTATCTTTTTTCCAGAGCACAAAATCCAGAGGAGATTTTTTCTTTTCCGACACTTCTATCCTGGCGCCTGACTGAAGGTCTTCTATATTCTTATGCGAAAGCTTGCCGTAATCCTTTACTTTTGAGACATCCATATAGACATCGCCCTCGCTAACATAAGCGGCATCTTTTTCAATGAGCAGACCTATAATATCATGCATCTCTTTTATATGTTCGGTAGCTTTCGGGTTGAAATCAGGAGCCTTAACACCAAGCGCTTCAAGGTCATCAAAATACGCCTTTGTAAAGGTCTCTGCCACCGCTGCCGGGGCAAGGTTTTCGGCCTTCGCCTTGTTTATTATCTTATCATCCACATCTGTGACATTCTGGACAAGTGTAACCTCAAAACCCCTGAAAGTAAGATACCTTCTGATAACATCAACAACAATGAAATTCCTGGCATTCCCGATATGAAAATACCCGTAAACAGTAGGCCCGCAGTTATAAATCTTAACTTTCCCGCGGGTAATAGGAATAAACTCCTCTTTTTTCTGTGTAAGTGTGTTGTAGATTTTAATCATGAAGTAGATTATATCATATTCTAAGGAGGATTATCGACCCTAAACCAGAATTAAAGATAAAAGCTGTGTCGGCTTTTATTCTGAAATGTTCATCATATTCTGGAAATCTTCGAGCCATCCAAACAACCTAAGGAGTAGGCGGGGAAACATTAACAATTCACCAAATGCTCTTTTGTGTTCTTATTTTATTATCGCCAGTTTTTTAACTATGGATAATCCAGGACCTTCGGCTTTTACGATATAGATTCCGGAAGAAAGGACGTTTCCGTCCTCGTTTTTGCAATTAAAGTCAAAACTGTCAAACTGTGTCGGGCCGGTTGCAATCGATGAGACAGTTTTCACCATTTCACTTTTTAAATTATATACTTTAAAAATTATTGTTCCGACCTCTAATGTTTTATATATAAAATTTGCAACTTCTCCATTATTTGGATTAACATAACCCTCTTTACCTCCGATAATTTTGAAATACCCGGTATCATTTAAAGTTACTGAAGTCTGTTGACCATATTTTCCGGTCCAGATATTCCCATTCTCTCCTGATACAAATGTATAGCCTGTTACATATATATTTCCACTGCTGTCTACCGTTATTCCGCTTCCAACATCAGTACCATTAGCATTTCCATTATATGTTTTTGTCCAAACCTCAGATCCATCACTATCATACTTCCTTGTCCAAATATTATAGCTTTGTCCGGTTACGGTTTCACATCCTGTCACATATACATTTCCAATGCTGTCTACCGCTACTCCTCTCCCGGCATCAGCACTATTAGCAGCTCCATTATATGTCCTTGTCCAGACCTCAGTTCCATTGCTATCATACTTCCTTGTCCAGGTATTAGAGAAATTCTGACCGGCTACAGTTTCACATCCTGTCACATATACATTTCCAATGTCATCTACAGCTATTCCATT is a window from the Candidatus Firestonebacteria bacterium RIFOXYD2_FULL_39_29 genome containing:
- a CDS encoding cysteine--tRNA ligase, encoding MKIYNTLTQKKEEFIPITRGKVKIYNCGPTVYGYFHIGNARNFIVVDVIRRYLTFRGFEVTLVQNVTDVDDKIINKAKAENLAPAAVAETFTKAYFDDLEALGVKAPDFNPKATEHIKEMHDIIGLLIEKDAAYVSEGDVYMDVSKVKDYGKLSHKNIEDLQSGARIEVSEKKKSPLDFVLWKKDKNEGISWDSPWGKGRPGWHTECCVMSQKYLGHPFDIHSGGIDLVFPHHENEIAQVETAAGKKLANYWVHNGHLNIGGEKMSKSLNNFLLARDILKKYNKNIVRFFLLSAHYRSPLDFTEENVGNAVKGFSELGNTLYRVAGILNKPLTDGAVDNNLTEKGIALEAKFVAAMDDDFNTAQAIAALFDYANEIKNTIKKKDWVLNYENREALKIAGEKLSALSAILGFKIEAESIPKEIEVLALERETARNTKDWAKSDLIRKTLEEKGFAVEDTPKGQILMRKIK